In one Cercospora beticola chromosome 1, complete sequence genomic region, the following are encoded:
- a CDS encoding uncharacterized protein (CAZy:GT34): MSLDRSPSPRREGGWSSPGLSNPPFEGNGRLRGSSPTPNGGVSWATAKERSARVNGYPRYQSTNQGFFGRFGRKLSMSLPFAHGGQEERISGKDKFERGRTGMRWTLADLPRRCGLLMSRRRKYMAMLIITVLGLLALFWSPVRYWYRRTSWLGGGSNFVIILGANQGGGVMEWKGAREWAIERDSVKNKKKYAAKWGYDLHIVDMSTKKRYAHEWRESWEKVDIVRNAMKKYPQAEWFWWLDLNTFIMEPEYSLQSHLFNDLGGTTYRDINKYNPLKIQHPPNCTSDKASEGQYANYLDEESLSLVGDGKPESINLVLSQDCGGFNLGSFFVRRSSWTDRVLDMWWDPVFYEQRHMEWEHKEQDAFEYIYTNQPWIRPHVAFAAQRKVNAFPNGACGDDRGLPSGGCRALKIGDDMKECGLQGIHYQEAERDFLVNMAGCEWGRDCWGEMYNFRQLSNYLNRNPWEKFKDGISDLWTGRSKKEKAEKEKAAQNQAQQEQTDQQGDGKQ; this comes from the exons ATGTCGCTCGACCGCAGTCCTAGCCCGCGACGAGAGGGCGGCTGGTCCTCCCCTGGCTTGAGCAATCCTCCCTTTGAAGGAAATGGGCGACTGCGCGGCTCGAGTCCGACACCGAACGGCGGCGTATCGTGGGCGACGGCGAAAGAGCGATCGGCCAGAGTCAACGGATACCCGCGCTACCAGAGCACGAATCAAGGCTTCTTTGGGAGATTTGGGCGCAAACTGAGCATGAGCTTGCCTTTCGCACACGGGGGACAGGAAGAGCGAATATCAGGGAAGGACAAATTTGAACGGGGGCGGACAGGAATGCGGTGGACATTGGCAGACCTCCCGAGACGGTGCGGATTACTGATGTCTCGGAGACGGAAGTACATGGCGATGTTGATCATCACCGTGCTGGGATTGCTGGCATTATTTTGGAGTC CTGTTCGATACTGGTATAGGAGGACATCATGGCTAGGAGGAGGGTCAAATTTCGTCATCATACTCGGCGCCAACCAGGGAGGCGGTGTGATGGAGTGGAAGGGAGCTCGAGAATGGGCGATCGAAAGAGACAGTGTTAAGAACAAGAAAAAGTATGCTGCCAAATGGGGCTATGACCTCCACATTGTGGACATGAGCACGAAAAAGCGCTACGCCCACGAATGGAGGGAGAGCTGGGAGAAGGTGGACATTGTGCGAAATGCTATGAAGAAGTATCCCCAGGCTGAGTG GTTCTGGTGGCTCGATCTTAACACCTTCATTATGGAACCGGAGTACTCGCTACAAAGCCACCTTTTCAACGACCTCGGCGGCACGACATACCGCGACATCAACAAATACAATCCCTTGAAAATCCAACACCCGCCGAACTGCACTTCTGACAAGGCCAGCGAAGGACAGTATGCGAATTACCTGGACGAGGAGTCTTTATCACTGGTTGGGGATGGCAAACCAGAGAGCATTAACTTGGTCCTGTCGCAAGACTGTGGTGGTTTCAATTTGGGCTCCTTCTTCGTCCGCAGAAGTTCATGGACAGATAGAGTGCTCGACATGTGGTGGGATCCAGTTTTCTACGAGCAGCGGCACATGGAATGGGAGCACAAAGAGCAGGACGCTTTCGAGTACATCTACACGAACCAACCCTGGATTCGACCGCATGTAGCCTTTGCGGCGCAACGCAAGGTCAATGCTTTCCCTAATGGAGCCTGCGGCGACGATCGAGGCCTGCCATCGGGCGGCTGCAGAGCGCTCAAGATCGGAGACGATATGAAGGAATGTGGCCTCCAGGGCATACACTATCAAGAGGCGGAGCGGGATTTCCTCGTGAACATGGCAGGCTGCGAGTGGGGTCGCGATTGCTGGGGAGAAATGTACAACTTCCGGCAACTGAGCAACTATCTGAATCGGAACCCCTGGGAGAAGTTCAAGGACGGTATTTCGGATCTATGGACCGGAAGGTCGAAGAAAGAAAaggccgagaaggagaaagctGCGCAAAATCAggcgcagcaggagcaaaCCGATCAGCAAGGCGATGGCAAGCAATAA